The genomic region GGTTCCTCATATGGTGGAGGCACCTATCCAGACACGGTTACTGATACCCGGCTAGGAGCAGATGGTGTGCCTCTGCCCTCCCTACTGTGGTTGAGTGCTTTGTGAAGTGAGCGGCGTACGGTGCCTCATGATAGGGATATTGGTGCAACATCCCTTGATGATGGTCCGCATGATTGCTCTTGAGCGGGCATCATTGTGGCGGTGGTGGCTCCCCCTCCGGGTTGTGTGGGTGATGGGTGGTGTTGTGGCGGTGACTCAAGTGTGCTCCCTATCCTCCTAGGATCTGGATATGGGGATTTGACCTTGCTGCGTTCATCCTGGCAGCCTCGTGGTGGCACAGGTGACTTGTCGAGCGAAAGTTCCATGCCTCGGCGCTGACGACGGCGGCACCCGTTGGTGTCGCACTCTTCTTGAAGATGTCATTGTGGTTTTTATCTAGACTCTGCGTTGCTCTCCCTCTTGGGGGCGTTGTCGTGTAGTTTAGATGTGCTAGGTCATTGCGTGGGTGTGTGCTCAGATCTTCCTATGTTCTTTGCTAGTAGCGTAGTCGAGTGTGTTCTACGTGATTCGGTTATCATGGGATCGACTTTATAAGAGAGCTACCTCACCATCTTGTATCGTTCGGTCTTGTATTTTATtcttttgttgctttatttatcaAGCTGGGCGAAACTCTATTTCGAGAACAACAAGTGCTTATGGATTATTTTTTAAATGAATTTCTAGATTTTATATTGAATTCATTATACTAATTAAGTTTGTAAAATATCATTTACATCATAATCTGATTGTATTCTTTCTACACAATAATTATATAAATGACAATACACTGCGTCTACTTTTATCTTGGGCTCATATGATTTTCCAATTCTTAAATGTGGATTTGTAGTTCTCAAAATGATGTTATTATTTTGAAAATTATGATATTAGAGATTGTACTGAAGAATCAACGTCAATTATTATCCTAGTCTAATTAAATTATATGGTTATTCTTATCCAAGACCAGGTACTTTCATTAGAATATCATGTACTTTGTATGTGCAGGAATATATCAAGCACTCATGGAACTCTTGTACATAGTATTATGTAATGAAAGCAACATGCATACCATCAAAATATAGCATCAATATGATCAAAGGGTGGTCCAGAGATAATTCTCTCTTCCATTATCTAACTTCTGTTTTATCAAAGGGGATTGTTTACCTTGCACCATGACCAATTGGCCTTGTTTTTGTTTGGTGTTTTTAGCTTCTAGTGCGTTGGTCTCTATATACGAGAAACCAAAACAACACGTACCGATTCCAAATAGATTGGAGCATGAAtgtagatcaacagatcaactcaATCGGTTGGGTTTTTCCTTCTCAAAGTTGGGTTAATTTGAACTCTGATGGTTCATTCTCGGAGGATGGACGTGCTGGATTGGGTATGGTGTTGCGTGATGGGCAGGGTTCGATCAGTTTTTTCCTTTTGCAAACAGCTTTTTTCatgctgggaagatttggaagcaATTGGGTGCGTGTATGGAATGTCTCTCGTTAGCACTGCTATGGACAGGTTTACCCATGGCAATTGAGATTGAGGCCTAGTTCTTTTGGCCTATTCTCCCAGAATCTTGATAATCAGGCCTTCCCCTAGCTTCTTCTAAAATCTTGAACCCatattttttttacaatcctagctaGTTAGGATGTAAACAGCTAGGATTGTCAGAAAAATACGGGTTCAAGATTCTGAGAGAAACTGGGTCAAGGGTCGATTCTCAAGATTTTAAGGGAATCGGCCAAAAGAACCGGACATGATTCTCTTGTGGCAGTTAAGATGATTCAAGCAAGCGATGCGAACAGATCGCTGAATCCGTCGTTGGTGCAGGAGATCAAGTACATGACGAGTCTCCGTAGAATTAGTATATTACTCATGCTAGTCGTTTTCAAAATAAAGTTAGTGATGCTTTGGCAAACTATATGCAGGCTTGGGTCTGGCCCTCGGGTAGCCATTGACCTTAACGTCTTTGATTGTAATCCTGTTATGaattgagtaatacaagttttaCCCACGAAAACAAAGACCTTTGTTGTATCTAAAACAGTTAGAAACAGAATAGATGTTAATTGTTGGAAGAATGACATTCTTCCTCGATGAATGAATCTATAAACCTTTTATAACGAGAAAAGACATTTAGAGATTTAAAAATGTGCTAAAATAATGTATTTTTAAATGAAGATTGTTATCTTTGTATGAAACTTAAAAGCTATAAGTATAGATATACCTTTGCGTTGAGGAAGAGTTGTGGTGAAGGACCAGGACATTATCTGATGGCGCTCGGAGTAGTCGCCTGTGCCTGCAGAAAACCCCACCGCCACCTCCGGTGGGAGCAAGGACATGGGATCGGGTAGTTGATAACTAACCTTAAAGGGACCAAGGGAACGGTTGTCATTCAACTGCAGGGAGGCATCCATCATCCCGGTGGTGCCATTAAAAGTGATGCACGCCGTCATGGAGCCATTCAGGCTGAAGTCGGGCAAGGCTGTTTCATTTTTGGAGGACGAGGCAGAGTTGATGTCGATGCCGATGTGGTCCGAGTTGTTGAACGTCTTGAACACGATGGCGACGAACCGGTCTACGCCCAAGGCGTTCCCGTCACCCTGGACAATGAGGCCAAGGTTGCCGCCGGTCGAGTTGACCGGCACTGTCGGCGGGAAGCTGGAGAGGAAGAAAGCCATGCCGTCCCCCCTTATCTCCCCTTGGATGGGCTTGATCGCGAAGGTGAACTGCGTGACGAAGCTCGTCAACTCGTGGGTGGCGCCGTCAAAGAAGGGCACAGGGTCGACGTACGACATCCGCCCCTTGAGATAGTGGATGCCACGCCTGTACGAGGTGTCGACCGTGAGGTCGACCAGGTTGTCTTGCTGGAGCGCGTCGCCCATGACCTGGATTCTTGAGCCGAAGGTGGATTTGTTGGAGAAGTCGAAGCTGAAGGAGAGAGGCGAGGCTGCTGCATCACGCGacaagcagaggaggaggaagcaccCAGCGCAAACGGAAATGAGGATGCTGCTGCGTGCACGCGAAGCCGCCGTCGCCATGATGGAGGTGGAAGCTCGATGGACGAGGGGCCACCTAGCTATATAGAGTGTTCTGAGCTGAACGTGGACTTGGTGCTCGGTGCTCTCATAAAGATGCAACACTTATGGCTGCATGCATGGACTCATGGAGGCCAGGGGTTTTCctcgttttcaaaaaaaaaaatgaaGATGCAGCACTTGAGGAAAGAATAAATCAAGGCCAAGGTGCACCAGTAGACGACGACTGGATAATCGTTAGTCGTCACTCAAGTTAACCGCAGCCTTCGCGTCACATTCACGTCCATTGTTGCATGGAGCTCGGAGGACCAACAAAAGTTATTTGTTACTCCCTtcatttctttatataaggtgtatttattttttgataaaattccaaaaTGTAATGTGTCACAATTCTACAGTTACAGATAGTGTTTTTTACGGATTCAAGGCTATAGAGGAAATCAGAGGAGCGGTGTCACCACccgattgggggagggagggggggggggggggttatgaaTTAGGAGATGACACACACACATTTGTAAGATtgtagcccagttctttttttttttgcgggtggatTGTAGCCCAGTTCAAGGCTAGACTTTTTTTGCGAGAAAGTTTAAGGCTAGACTTGACTTGATACtaatgtgcattcagtgggagagAACGTTCTCGTGAACTAGAAGATTATTTATGTAGGCTTCTTCCGTAGGTTTATCATTTCCGTTAAAAAGCATTGAGCATCTGATATAGGCAAGTTGTTTGACCATGCAACTAGGAACTAGCAAGCGACTTCCACCAGCATGCGCATCTCGATGAGCACTTTCTCTAATTGTCTCCAACGACAATACGCCCTCTTTCACACGCGGATGCACTACTTAAAAGTAAATAAACAGTCAGTCAACAAGACTAATTTTTTTTTCTGATCATCAGCCACTACTGCATAGATGCCTAATATAAGAGCATCTTGGCAACTTGGGTTAATTAGCAGGACTTAATTTTTTGTTGTGACCATCAGCCACTATCTCCCTCTTTTGGTGGCATATCTTCCAAAACTAAGTCGTGTACCATTCGATTCGCGACCCAGAGACCGATTCCAGCTTAATATACTTGAGCAATTTGGCAACTTGGGCTAGCACCTGCCAACTAGACCGGGCTTCTATTGTACGTCTCTAATAAAAAAACAGACCACAATATAAATCGCTAGCCATCATCAACTTATTTTAGAGCATATACAGCTATGCCATCTCATCACGAATGCCACATTAGGCTAGTCATAaatgggagtaacttagctagtaacatagcgcatttcgaaaaaattatgtttatgtggcaagtaattaataagAGGTGGTaatataatatgttactgtaacataatgTTTTCTAAAACAAGATGAGTCTACGAGCTAATAAATAAagcaatctatgatactactattatgttactttgcattatgaaggtagtaactagactagtgtcatatgcatgacactagtctaagttactcctcaCTATGACTAGCTTTACTCAAATTACCTTTACCAATTAATTGCATGCAGCATGCCTTGGCTTATTTCTAACACGTTTCAACTAGCAACTGAGGACAAATATGATGTTTAGCAATTAATTGCATGTATCGGTTTTTTTCTAACCCTTTTCGACCCAGGGCACACATGATGTGGTCAAAGATTTGCAATATATTGTCAATTCAAATATTCATATTCATATAATCAAATCTCGCTGGAATATACTCCGCAACCAATTCTCACGGCAACGTGGGAGGGCGACCTGGCTTCTAGCTTTTGTCATACGTCTCCAATCAAAAAAATGCACATCATAATAACAAGCGTAGTCAAGTCTTGATTATCTAATTGGACATATGTGCGTTGTTACAGAGTAGAACAATATAAAGGCAATGAGGGCATCTCCAACGTAGACTCGCAAAATGGACACCGCATCTGTCCATGAATATGGAGAACCAGTCCACGAACACGGATACGGGAGCCGGTCATCCAACACTATTCGCGTACATTTCAAGCCCGGATTCAACTAACCGGATAAAATCCATCAAACACGGCCGAATTCATCAAAGTTTTGATAGAAAATAGCACACATCATCCATACATAGTATGCAAATAAGTCTAGTATTACATAGTTCAAATTCAACGAGAAATAGGTCAAATTCAACGAGATTAACCGGATGTTGATGGCGGACTGAGAGGCGAGGAGACGCTGACATGCCCCCATCTTTGTCATTTGGTATTTGTAGATGTATGCACGAACATTTGTGCTAGTCATCCAAATGACACAAGAGCGGATGCACCAAACCCAAATGCTGATGGCATGA from Triticum aestivum cultivar Chinese Spring chromosome 4A, IWGSC CS RefSeq v2.1, whole genome shotgun sequence harbors:
- the LOC123082762 gene encoding anti-H(O) lectin-like, coding for MATAASRARSSILISVCAGCFLLLCLSRDAAASPLSFSFDFSNKSTFGSRIQVMGDALQQDNLVDLTVDTSYRRGIHYLKGRMSYVDPVPFFDGATHELTSFVTQFTFAIKPIQGEIRGDGMAFFLSSFPPTVPVNSTGGNLGLIVQGDGNALGVDRFVAIVFKTFNNSDHIGIDINSASSSKNETALPDFSLNGSMTACITFNGTTGMMDASLQLNDNRSLGPFKVSYQLPDPMSLLPPEVAVGFSAGTGDYSERHQIMSWSFTTTLPQRKGLQSKTLRSMATRGPDPSLHIVCQSITNFILKTTSMSNILILRRLVMYLISCTNDGFSDLFASLA